Part of the Sodalinema gerasimenkoae IPPAS B-353 genome is shown below.
TTCCCCTAGAAGACTTAGTTCCGAAACTTAAAACCGATGAAGAACGGGAGTTAGTGTTGCGGTTGGGGTACGAAGTGATTGCTTCAAGCTCGCGGACACCCGATGAGCCTAAAATCAACGAAGAAGAGGCCACCGCTTATCAAAAATTGCGGAGCTTGTTAGGGCTGCCTGAGGCAAAAGTTAAGGAGATTGAAGCGGAAGAATTTTCCTTTGAATCTGATGATCTGTCTCTAGTGGAAAGCTTGGGCGAATCGTTGCAGAAGTTTTTTGACGCCTAATTCATACACCAAATTGCATCATCCCTTAGAGCTGATAACCCGCGTAAACGATTTGCATAAAAACTGATTGAGGCAGGGTATGGTTGAGTCCGTGAAATCCATTGACGTCAATGAGTTAGTGCAGCGTCTAGCCTCCGAAACGCAGCCCCTACAGTTGATTGACGTACGAGAACCCGAGGAGGTCGCGATCGCCGCCCTAGAGGGGTTCGAGAATCTGCCCCTGAGTCAATCTCAGGCATGGATTCCTAAAATTTTAGAGCGTTTCGATCCTGATGTGGAAACCTACGTATTATGTCACCATGGAATCCGCTCTGCCTATACTTGTCAATGGTTAGAGTCGCAGGGATTTAAACGGGTCTTTAATATCGCTGGGGGGATTGACTCCTATTCAGTTACTATTGATCGCTCTATTCCTCGTTATTGAAGAAGGCAATAGGCAAAAGAAGGCAGTAGGGAAGAAGAAGGGAACGGGAAACACTTCGACAGGCTCAGTGCGGTGCAGGGAATAGGGAAAAACCTCCCTCTTGCAATCCCCTCCTGGGAGGGGCAGGGGTGGGTTATGCCTCTTGCCTCTTGCCTCTTGCCTCTTGCCTCTTGCCTCTTGCCTTCTTACCCCTGGTTTTGGTCCTATTCAGACCAACTTTTGCTATATCAAGGGACCGTCCAAGTTGAGAGGGAAATTAGGTGCTTGAGTCCTGTATTTCCCTCTCAACTGACAGCCCTTAGAGTTGGCCAACGGCTAAGCCGAGGATATCATCCGGGGTGAAGTTAACAACTCCATTAAAGGGTAGTACTAAAGAGGTAATGATGCGTTGTAGTGGTGAATAAAATTCCACAGGAGGCTGATGTGATTACGTAAACTTTTAGAGAAGGCTAAGCTGCGTCGGACAAAGCGTGAAACCCTTTGCCTGAGGGTATTGTTAAACCGTTCAATGTAACTGGTCTTGCCACTCGACTTACTGACGACCCGGTGTCGTTTGCTCGGCAGCACCTGCCGGTAAGCCTCCCAAGCGTCAGTGTAGATCACAGCACATTGCCGATAGACTGTGGGTAGGGAATCCCAGAGGTTTTGCGCACTCTCGGCAGCGCGAGAACCGACATAAGCGCCGATCATCTCACGGGTCTCGGCATCGAGAGCTAACCAGACCCATTGTTTGTTGCCCTTGTGATCCACAAACGACCAAAGTTCATCACATTGCACCGTCATCGGCCCTTTTTTTTTGGACTGACAGCGACTTGCCTGTGTGTCTGGGCGGCTTTACAGTTGACATAGTCTTGCAGCCATTGCTCAGACACCTGAACCGCCCGGGCAATTCCAGCCATCGGGATGCGTTCTAGCAAGAGCCGGTCAATGAGTTCGCGAGTCGGGGTGTCGATGACCTTATTGGTTGGGTTTTTGACAAACTGACGACCACAGTTACGGCATAGATACCGTTGCTTGCCCGTGTGGATGTGGCCATTTTTGACGGTTCGCTTAGAATTGCAATCAGGGCAGTGAGGCATGGGGGTTGTTCTGTCGCTTCATGATCATCCTAACAAATCCATCATTACCTCTCTAGTACTACCAGTTTCTTAATTATGACTTCAGAATTGACCGGATTCAGGCTATTCAGCCTAGCCTTGCTGTTGCAGTTGTAATTCAGTTAACTGTTGCATAACTTGAGTTTCCAGGAGGGGATCTTCGTCGAGGCGATCGCGAATCTGATTAAACTCGTCAACCGTTAAGTTTTGCGCTTCGATTATCTCGGCCACGCGATCGCAGTAAGCCACAATTTCTCGCCGCAGAGTTCGTGAAAAGCCGCGAATCGTCTCCGGTTGATTGCAACGAACCTTAGCCAAGGCAGCTTGTTCAGTGTCAGGGATATTCTCCTGGAGAACTGGGTAGGTGGTTTGCCGTTGTTGCTCGATTTGCCAAAGTGCCGTCGTATAGTTGTTTAGCCAGGGTTGGGGGCTATTTTCTCCCTCGGCGACGGGAGCGTTTTCGTTCGAGGCATTTCCCCCACAGCCACTGAGTAAAAGCAGGGAGATGGTTGCAGCGGTAGCTAGTGGTTTGGACAGAACTCGCAGATGTAACATCACTCTCAGCACTCTCATTTCGGGGTAGGTTTAAGCCATAACGTCCCCCTGGACGCCTTAGCCAGTATAGCGCCCAATGGATGGCCAACAAACGTTCATGGATTGGGTTTTAAGGTTTGTAACCGAATTTAAAACCATGTGGCAATATGCGATAAACCCGGTATACTTTGAGTAGCTTACATCTATAATCCCAATCCAGCTATGTCCAGTCTGTTGGCCCAAGCTCAAGCCGGCGACGAACGGGCGATCGCAGCCATCCTTAATTCTGTCTTCAAAGACGACGTGATTAAGATGGATGTCTCGAAATCAGGAACCTGTCTGCGGGTTGTTGTTTTAATCGATGAATCTGGCGATCGCCGCTGGATTTTACCCCGTCTGCACCGAATTCTTCGTAAACTCGACCTAGAATCACTCCAAGTTGTCCGCGTCATCGCCATTCGTCCCGGAGCGTCAGATCCCCTCTGGAAACACCAGTTATCATTGGAACCATCTCACACGGGTAACGGCACATCGGCTATAAACGCCAAAAAAATTTCACTCCAACAATCTGAGGCGGCCCCAAACCCCAATCAACCAGCACTCTCTTCAACTGTTGCTGTCTCTGAGTCCAAATCCAACCCAGACAAACCCGTTCCCAAACTCTTTAAACCTCGCTACACCTCGTTTTTTAAAGCATTATTCCTCACTTTAATTGGTTTTCCGCTTACCTTCATTAGTGTAATCGGTGTCAGCTCTTTAATTATTGGTTACTTCATAACCTGGGTGGATGGCGGTTTGGCGATCGCCCTGGTCTTTGTCTTGGTAGGATTATTTTTAATTAGCTTCTGTAGTCTATTTTTGGCTTTGTTTTACCACGCATTTTGGTTTTACTGGCGTCAACCTAAACCTCGAAAACATGCGCTTTTAAAGCCCAATCGTTTAAGCGTGACAGAAGGATATAAGGGAACTCTAATCATGGGAATGACGACCTTTATTTTATTATCCTTAATTCCCTTGCTGAGTCTTGGTATTTGTTCGGATTTTATCAATATAGATAGCAACATCAATACAGATATTTATTTCTGCACAGGTGAATTATCTGGACGGTTTCTTGCTGCAAAAATAGTAGGGTTTTACCAACTTTTTGAGGGTTCAGGGACATTAACTTATTCTTCAAGAGGCTATGTGGTCAGAGACCATGAATCTCTCATCTATTATTGGAGTTTCTGGAGTTTAATCTGGTTTTTAATTGCGACTTACATTTATCACGTCCAAGACCTTTGGTTAAATCGATTCAAACCGCAACTTAAAGCCTTAGTTGACCATCAAAAAATGGCTCAACCCTTAACCTCGATCGCCACTCATACATCCAAAGCCTTACCGGTAATTGTAGTCCTATTAAGCTGCGGGTTATTGGGGCTTTCAGGCAGCCTCCTATTTGCTCATCGAGATGCCTTACAAGCCACATTTTTCAACCCAGAACCTACGACTGATTCAGAGATTGAAGTCTCATCTATTATGCCAAGTTATCCCTTCCGGGATGCGGTTAACCAGGCTATTAAAGCCTCAAACTTAACCCAAACGGCACAAACCGCTGAAGAGTGGCAAGAGGTCGTTGATGGTTGGAACGCGGCTATAACTGGAATGGAGAATGTTCCAGAGAGTCATGAACAGAGTGATTTGGCCCGTCAGAAGGCGTTGGAGTATCGTCAAAATCTCAACTACGCCCAGGAACAATTGGCAGTGCAATGATATCGCAAAAATTGGTCTGAATAGGACAAAAAAACTTGGGAAAAGAAGGCAAGAGGCAGAACCCACCCCGCCCTCCAGGCACCCCTCCCAGGAGGGGATGGCAAGGCGAACAGCCAGGAGAGGGCGAACAGCACCTTGACTACCGCTCGCTGAACACCGTTCGCCCCTACATCCATCCCCTCTTGGGAGGGGTTAAGGGTGGGTTCTCCCTGTTCCCTGTTCCCTGTTCCCTGTTCCCTGTTCCCTGTTCCCTGTTCCCTGTTCCCTGTTCCCTGTTCCCTGTTCCCTTCTTTTGCCTTTTGCCTTTTACCTTTTGCCTTTTCTCGCCTATCTCCGACAAACACCGCACAACTCTATCACCCTCATTTGCAAAGTGGCGATCGCATCCCCACCACTCTTTAACTGAGTCTCCAAAGCTAATAAAATCGGTAACGTTTGCTGTAACTGTCCCAGAGAAATGCGACTCACCTCTTGACGGAGAAAGTAAATGCGTTTTGGGTTGCCCACCTCCGCTGCCTGGGCGATCGCCTTCTCATCCCGTTCTCGTAACTCTATCATCAACTTCACCCAAAGCCAGGTGCGAAATTGCCCAATCAACGTCGCCGAAATGACAATAGGAACATCATTACGGGCAATTAAATCATGAACCAAGCCCAAGGCCCCCGCCGTATCTCCCTGAAGAATCGTTTTCGCCAGTTGTAAACTCGTTTGCGTGGTGGTGGTGACCAGTTCCTCAACGGCGTTTACCCCTACCTGTTCGTCTCCCACAAACAGTTTCAGCTTCTCGAGTTCCGTAAATAGCTGGCGAGTATTATTTCCCACCGCTTCCGCCAACCGTTCCGCCGCCACTGGCGTAATTGAAACCTCCAGACTCCGGGCAACCTCGCGAACTCGGCGAATCAGGAGTTCCGTTTTCCAGGGAGGAATTGAGGAAAATTCCTGAAACTCAGCCAGCTTTTTGAAAAGTTTAGTGGATTTCAGCCGCTGATCCGGTTTTTTGCGACTGGTGAGGAGTAACACCGAACTCTCTGGGAGTTGGGGAAGAGTACGTTCAAGGTTTTTCTGGAGATCTTGGGAACATTGTTGCAAAATCGGGCTGTCCACTAACCAGACAAAGCGTTGTCCACCGCCAAAGGGAGGAGTCATCGCCTGATTTAACCCTTCAATTGTGGCATCCGGGGTATCAGCGGGGATTTTGTCGAAGTTAAAAGACCCCCAAGCCGGATCGAGACTGCGATCGCGTAACGTCTGTACCGCGCGATCGCAGGCAAACTCATCCTCTCCCCAATAGACATAAATCGCCATGATGCAAAAAATGGACAACGCCAACTCGTAATCTTGGCCAGAACCGATAAAATATAGTCTGCACCCTAGTCGGCACGGATACATCAAAACTGCCTCGAAACTGGGCTTCGGCCACCTCAACAGGATTAAACGTCAATATGATCGATTTTACCCATATCGCCGAACTCTCTCGTCTCCACTGTCTCGGCATTTGCGCCTTTCTCGTCCCTGCAAACCTCCTAACCACCCTTACCACGTTGGGAGTCGTTGCGACCCGTAAACCCCTATCCATAAGGCTCCTATCAGCCGCTATGGCGATGATTTTTGCCGTAACGATGATTCTTCATGTTTGGACCTGGTTTGCGGTGGGTGTGGTACAAGCCCCCACGTTCATCTTACTGAGTCTCGCCAGTCTCTGTTTGGGCCTCAACCTGTTTGCCCTCTGTGTTCCCCATAGCGTTGTCCTAGCCTATCGCTGGTTCCGACGAGCCTGGAGTCGCTATTCAGCCGCGTCAGCCTTAAAATCTGGAGGATATTGAGACACATAGGTACTATCCCGGCGGCCGAACCAATCATAGCGATTATCCCGCACTTGCTCATACACCCCGTCACCTAAATTCTTCAGGCCCGGTAAGTTGCGATACGCCGAAACAAACACCTCCCCAGCCGGAAGTCGTCGCCCAATCTCCTCAGCCGCCGCCGTTCCCTGCCAACGTTCCTGAGGATTGTCGGGGTTCAGCAAAATCATACCCAACTCGCAGCCCTGGGGCGTAATCTCAAATTGGGACAACACCCGTTCCTCCTGCATCGGCACATACCGAAAGCGATCGCCCTTGTCCAAAGATTCCAGAAGTTTCACTAAGGTGACACAAAGATTGCAATTGCCGTCAAAAATAATCAACACGATGAATAGTAGATGATAGTGGATAGAGGGTGACCACGGTTCGGCTATCGCTCACCGACCACAGCTCGGCTATCGCTCGCTGACCGCAAGGGTAAGAGGGTGACCACGGTTCGGCTATCGCTCACCGACCACAGCTCGGCTATCGCTCGCTGACCGCAAGGGTACGCCCCTACGTCTTTTCTAGCTATCGCTCACCGACCACAGCTCGGCTATCGCTCGCTGACCGCAAGGGTACGCCCCTACGTCTTTTCTCTTGCCTCTTGCCTCTTGCCTTCTTAACCCATTATGACTTCAAACGTTTTGTGTCTGGGAGAAATCCTTTTTGACTGCCTAGCCGATCAAGTGGGCAAACCCTATGATGAGGTTGACTCTTGGACTCCCTATCCCGGAGGTGCGCCAGCGAACGTGGCTTGTGGATTAGTGAAGTTGGGAACCCCGGCGGGATTTATTGGCTGTGTCGGGAACGATGAACCGGGGGATAAGTTAGTTCAGGTTTTAAACGATGTGGGAGTTGAGATAACGGGGATACAGCGACATCCCGAGGCCCCCACCCGACAGGTGTATGTGGTGCGAAGCGAGGAGGGCGATCGCGAATTTGCAGGGTTTGGAGGGTTCGACAGTGCCGACTTTGCCGACACTCGCCTTGATGCGGGACAAATTCCTGAATCCTTGTTTGTGGAAGCGGAGTATTTGGTAATGGGGACTCTGGAACTAGCCTATCCCCAGTCACAGCAAGCGATCGCCCGCTGTCGAGAATTGGCCCAACAGCATGGAGTGCAAGTCTTAATCGATGTGAACTGGCGGCCGGTGTTTTGGCAGGATGTTGAGTCAGCAAAGGCGATGATTCGCAAGGCGATCACCGATGCCGATTTACTAAAACTCTCGGAAGAAGAAGCGGATTTTCTTTTTAACACCCAGGTGGTGACAGAAGTCGTCACACAATTGCCAGGGGTGAGTAAGCTGATGATCACGCGGGGCGATCGCGGCTGTAGTTACTGTTTTGGCGATGTGGTGGGGAACATCGAGGCGTTTCCCGTGACGGTGCAAGACACCACGGGAGCAGGAGACGGCTTTGTTGCCGGATTTCTGCATCAACTACAAAAACATGGTGTTGATGCCCTCCATGACCCTGAAAACGCTCGCACTGTGATGATTTACGCCAGTGCAGTGGGGGCATTAACTGCCACAAAGCCAGGGGCGATCGCCGCCCAGCCCAACGCCGATGAGGTGCGAGAGTTTCTACGCCAACAGGCTTAACGCGCCTCTCGGGTTGGCCGATGGCGAGTCAGGCCTACTGGTGACCATCTTGGTCATCATCGGTGTGTACCGCTTGCAGGGAGCGGTCAAACGCCATCCGCTGATGGGCACTGTTCAGGAAATACCCATTCATCATCGCAGAAACGAGGAGTTTGCTGAGATTTTCCCGAGAGGTGGTGACGGCGACATCGAAGCCTTCGGGGGGCAGCGTTCCTAACATTCCGGCGATCGAGCGTTCCATCACCTGGGCTACTTCCGGATTCGGCTGGGAGAGTTTGGCGATCGCCTCAGGGGAGAGGGACTGCACATAATCCCAGAGGGGGTTATCGGTTTTCTCGCGTCCAGTGTGAGGTAAAGAGTTCATAGTTGTTTTTTTGTCGCTGCGGCTATCTATTACTAAGATAGGGAATCTTTGCGGACTTGCCCAGTGAGTGCAACCGAAATCGGGGGGAGGGTTTCTTCGACCCATTTTTGGCAAAATTGCTCATTTTGATGGGAACTTTCGGCTAAACTGTCCCAATACCGCAACAGTTTAGGGAAGGTCATGGCTCGTAAACGTTTAATTATTGAGATGGGAATGGGGATCGACCAACATGGACAAGATCCCACTGTGGCCGCCACCCGGGCCGTTCGCAATGCGATCGCCCATAATGCCCTACCAGGAGTTTGGGAAGTGGCCCGATTAGATCATCCCAACCAGATGTATGTGGATGTTCAGGTAGCGGTTCCTTATCCTGAACAAGTTCGGGAGGAGGAGGTGTTAGCGGTTTTGCCCTTTGGACAAAAAACCCTACGGGTTGAGTCGGGAGGAATGGTCACCGTGGGGCGAGCGATTCCTGAATTAGAGGATAAAAATGATGATATGCTCATCGCTGTTGCCGCCGTGACAGTCTCCGTAGATTAGCCCGAATCTCACCCTCCCCCTTAAATTGACATTAACGGGCATACTTCCAGGCTTTCCAAGCGGTGTAACCCAATAAGGAGGTGGCGGCCAAGGCATAGGCCTGACCGCTGGGAAGTCCCGCAAACGCCAGGGCTAACCCTCCCACCCAGAGGGTGAGGGCGTAGATAAACAGAACCGTGAACCGATGAGACAAACCGGCATTGAGGAGGCGATGATGGAGATGTCGCTTGTCCGCCGCAAACGGAGAAATGCCATTACGGAGGCGATCGACAATCACTGCTGACATATCAAAAATGGGAACCGCCAAAATAATATAGGGCAGTAACACCGCTGTAACGGCGGTACTCTTGACCAAACCGATCGCCCCGACACCGGCCAAAGTAAACCCGAGATAGTAAGACCCGCCATCCCCCATGAAGATTTGGGCTGGGTTGAAGTTGTAGCGGAGAAATCCCAGGGCCCCTCCCGCTAAGGCGGCGGCAATGAGGGCGGCGGCCGGTTGTTCCATAAACAAACTCACCACCAACAGAACCACCGCTGCAATCCCTGAGACGCCAGCAGCTAGGCCATCAAGGCCATCAATCCAGTTAATAGCATTAGCCATCCCCACCAGCCAAATC
Proteins encoded:
- a CDS encoding TerB family tellurite resistance protein — its product is MPIQPPAPPPISPRQMNLLRIVAAMAWADGELAQKEVEVMLTRFSELFAKGPEQREKLREDLQAYCIQNIPLEDLVPKLKTDEERELVLRLGYEVIASSSRTPDEPKINEEEATAYQKLRSLLGLPEAKVKEIEAEEFSFESDDLSLVESLGESLQKFFDA
- a CDS encoding rhodanese-like domain-containing protein translates to MVESVKSIDVNELVQRLASETQPLQLIDVREPEEVAIAALEGFENLPLSQSQAWIPKILERFDPDVETYVLCHHGIRSAYTCQWLESQGFKRVFNIAGGIDSYSVTIDRSIPRY
- a CDS encoding IS1 family transposase (programmed frameshift) gives rise to the protein MPHCPDCNSKRTVKNGHIHTGKQRYLCRNCGRQFVKNPTNKVIDTPTRELIDRLLLERIPMAGIARAVQVSEQWLQDYVNCKAAQTHRQVAVSPKKKGRLTVQCDELWSFVDHKGNKQWVWLALDAETREMIGAYVGSRAAESAQNLWDSLPTVYRQCAVIYTDAWEAYRQVLPSKRHRVVSKSSGKTSYIERFNNTLRQRVSRFVRRSLAFSKSLRNHISLLWNFIHHYNASLPL
- a CDS encoding DUF4168 domain-containing protein produces the protein MLHLRVLSKPLATAATISLLLLSGCGGNASNENAPVAEGENSPQPWLNNYTTALWQIEQQRQTTYPVLQENIPDTEQAALAKVRCNQPETIRGFSRTLRREIVAYCDRVAEIIEAQNLTVDEFNQIRDRLDEDPLLETQVMQQLTELQLQQQG
- the holA gene encoding DNA polymerase III subunit delta; the protein is MAIYVYWGEDEFACDRAVQTLRDRSLDPAWGSFNFDKIPADTPDATIEGLNQAMTPPFGGGQRFVWLVDSPILQQCSQDLQKNLERTLPQLPESSVLLLTSRKKPDQRLKSTKLFKKLAEFQEFSSIPPWKTELLIRRVREVARSLEVSITPVAAERLAEAVGNNTRQLFTELEKLKLFVGDEQVGVNAVEELVTTTTQTSLQLAKTILQGDTAGALGLVHDLIARNDVPIVISATLIGQFRTWLWVKLMIELRERDEKAIAQAAEVGNPKRIYFLRQEVSRISLGQLQQTLPILLALETQLKSGGDAIATLQMRVIELCGVCRR
- a CDS encoding thiol-disulfide oxidoreductase DCC family protein, which codes for MLIIFDGNCNLCVTLVKLLESLDKGDRFRYVPMQEERVLSQFEITPQGCELGMILLNPDNPQERWQGTAAAEEIGRRLPAGEVFVSAYRNLPGLKNLGDGVYEQVRDNRYDWFGRRDSTYVSQYPPDFKADAAE
- a CDS encoding carbohydrate kinase family protein, which translates into the protein MTSNVLCLGEILFDCLADQVGKPYDEVDSWTPYPGGAPANVACGLVKLGTPAGFIGCVGNDEPGDKLVQVLNDVGVEITGIQRHPEAPTRQVYVVRSEEGDREFAGFGGFDSADFADTRLDAGQIPESLFVEAEYLVMGTLELAYPQSQQAIARCRELAQQHGVQVLIDVNWRPVFWQDVESAKAMIRKAITDADLLKLSEEEADFLFNTQVVTEVVTQLPGVSKLMITRGDRGCSYCFGDVVGNIEAFPVTVQDTTGAGDGFVAGFLHQLQKHGVDALHDPENARTVMIYASAVGALTATKPGAIAAQPNADEVREFLRQQA
- a CDS encoding DUF760 domain-containing protein, with translation MNSLPHTGREKTDNPLWDYVQSLSPEAIAKLSQPNPEVAQVMERSIAGMLGTLPPEGFDVAVTTSRENLSKLLVSAMMNGYFLNSAHQRMAFDRSLQAVHTDDDQDGHQ
- a CDS encoding Lin0512 family protein encodes the protein MARKRLIIEMGMGIDQHGQDPTVAATRAVRNAIAHNALPGVWEVARLDHPNQMYVDVQVAVPYPEQVREEEVLAVLPFGQKTLRVESGGMVTVGRAIPELEDKNDDMLIAVAAVTVSVD
- a CDS encoding glycosyltransferase family 4 protein — encoded protein: MPQHLYHLFAFVISAALVLITTPWVKELGLRSGRVDIPNDRKVHDRPMVRLGGVSIFLGTLIALLLVWKLGGFIDTDGNYLDPATEYEIWGVTIGGLFFFLIGFADDLFNLSAITRLFLQILIASVAWSLCGVSIDFLTIPFFGLVELPGLVSLPVTVIWLVGMANAINWIDGLDGLAAGVSGIAAVVLLVVSLFMEQPAAALIAAALAGGALGFLRYNFNPAQIFMGDGGSYYLGFTLAGVGAIGLVKSTAVTAVLLPYIILAVPIFDMSAVIVDRLRNGISPFAADKRHLHHRLLNAGLSHRFTVLFIYALTLWVGGLALAFAGLPSGQAYALAATSLLGYTAWKAWKYAR